The Acidobacteriota bacterium genome has a segment encoding these proteins:
- a CDS encoding efflux RND transporter periplasmic adaptor subunit, protein MASTKPDLSALVIHRAEEAFAPKPRRRWLGAVIAVVCLAAAGAALYVFYDRLFPPKVEVVTVRSMSASETNELFTASGYLVAQRQAGLGTRLSGRVEAVLVREGDFLEEGQVYARLESTDLRAQLAEERAHLEQARRDAERLGALFGGGFVSASEVERASSQVEVHEARTEYLESQLALTELRAPFAGLVLHRDIEVGEAVASISPVGTTATPRGLITLADLATLEGEVDVTEAQLPNLREGQPAEIRLDARPGEAYPGRLRQIVPTANRQKATVLVKVQFEKIPAGALPEMSVRVTFLREGAAPSFETSEPAAPSIPRSAFFQAADGATAVWKVKDERAVRQRVRTGEPEDGQDPGEVIVLEGLQNNDAVVVAGGENLREGLRVRVKNVSRP, encoded by the coding sequence ATGGCATCGACCAAACCGGACCTGTCGGCTCTCGTCATCCATCGCGCGGAGGAAGCGTTTGCGCCCAAGCCGCGGCGCCGCTGGCTGGGCGCGGTCATCGCGGTCGTGTGTCTCGCCGCCGCCGGGGCGGCGCTCTATGTTTTCTACGACCGCCTCTTTCCGCCGAAGGTCGAGGTCGTAACCGTTCGCAGCATGTCCGCGTCGGAGACGAACGAGCTTTTCACCGCGAGCGGCTACCTGGTGGCGCAGAGGCAGGCGGGGCTCGGCACCCGCCTCTCGGGGCGCGTCGAGGCGGTGCTCGTGAGAGAGGGTGATTTTTTGGAGGAAGGACAGGTTTACGCACGCCTCGAAAGCACCGATTTGCGCGCACAGCTCGCCGAAGAGCGCGCTCACCTCGAGCAGGCGCGACGCGACGCGGAGCGGCTGGGCGCCCTTTTTGGCGGAGGCTTCGTCTCGGCGTCCGAGGTCGAGCGCGCCTCGAGCCAAGTCGAAGTGCACGAGGCGCGCACGGAATACCTCGAAAGCCAGCTCGCGCTGACCGAGCTGAGGGCGCCGTTTGCGGGGCTCGTGCTCCACAGGGACATCGAGGTGGGCGAAGCGGTCGCGTCCATCTCTCCCGTGGGCACGACCGCCACGCCCCGGGGACTTATCACGCTTGCCGACCTTGCGACGCTCGAAGGCGAGGTGGACGTCACCGAGGCCCAGCTTCCCAACCTGCGCGAGGGCCAGCCCGCCGAGATTCGCCTTGACGCCCGACCGGGAGAAGCCTACCCGGGGCGGCTGCGCCAGATCGTGCCCACGGCGAACCGCCAGAAAGCCACCGTGCTGGTCAAGGTGCAATTCGAAAAAATTCCCGCGGGCGCGCTTCCAGAGATGAGTGTGCGCGTGACCTTCCTGCGCGAAGGGGCCGCGCCTTCCTTCGAGACCTCCGAGCCGGCCGCGCCTTCGATTCCGCGCTCGGCGTTTTTTCAAGCGGCGGACGGGGCGACGGCCGTGTGGAAAGTGAAAGACGAGCGCGCCGTGCGGCAGCGCGTCCGCACCGGCGAGCCGGAGGACGGCCAGGACCCGGGCGAGGTGATCGTGCTCGAAGGTCTGCAAAACAACGACGCTGTGGTCGTTGCAGGGGGCGAGAACCTGCGTGAGGGGCTGCGCGTTCGCGTCAAAAATGTTTCCCGCCCTTGA
- the maf gene encoding septum formation protein Maf — protein sequence MVSFILASRSPRRAEILKTLGIPFQTVPAAVDESPKEDEEPEAYARRMALAKAHAVSASTSLGAPGDARYPEALVLGADTVVYMENGTRKNHRRIMGKPASPQEAREMLAALAGKTHRVTTALTFVRRRPPYEACETESTQITFRSLERETIERYVATGEPFDKAGSYGIQGLGGILLVDSLRGSYTNVVGLPVGLFKRMLREAGGNP from the coding sequence GTGGTTTCTTTTATCCTGGCGTCGCGCTCGCCTCGGCGCGCGGAGATTCTGAAAACACTCGGGATTCCGTTCCAGACTGTGCCCGCGGCTGTCGACGAGTCGCCGAAGGAGGATGAAGAGCCGGAAGCTTACGCGCGCCGCATGGCGCTCGCGAAAGCCCACGCCGTAAGCGCGTCCACCTCCCTCGGCGCGCCCGGGGACGCGCGGTATCCCGAAGCCCTGGTTCTGGGCGCCGATACGGTGGTGTATATGGAAAACGGGACTCGGAAAAACCACCGACGCATTATGGGCAAGCCCGCCTCCCCGCAGGAGGCGCGCGAAATGCTCGCCGCCCTGGCCGGGAAAACTCACCGCGTCACGACGGCGCTCACCTTCGTCCGCCGGCGTCCTCCGTACGAAGCCTGCGAGACCGAAAGCACACAAATCACCTTCCGCTCGCTGGAGAGGGAAACCATCGAACGCTACGTCGCAACGGGCGAGCCTTTCGACAAGGCCGGCAGCTACGGCATCCAGGGGCTGGGAGGAATCCTCTTGGTGGACTCGCTCCGCGGCTCCTACACGAATGTCGTCGGGCTGCCCGTCGGGTTGTTCAAAAGAATGCTCCGCGAAGCCGGAGGAAACCCTTGA
- a CDS encoding Crp/Fnr family transcriptional regulator produces the protein MTAAQLVPFDDSEVQRISRFPIFASLSRGELESVLSKGERTRYSKGETVCLEDEPGDVFYLVLRGKVKISLLSKEGKEVIVSTRREGEFFGEMAIIEGKTRSASVAALEDTEMIGFGETSFMELIHRHPGIALKLLQSLCARLREADVKIRTLALLDVYGRVARTLLDLARREGEEAEDGSLVFQRPTQEEIAKMIGTSRETVSRTMKVLEESGFFEGKGKRLRIPPESLGSGSI, from the coding sequence ATGACCGCGGCACAGCTTGTTCCGTTCGACGACTCGGAGGTGCAGCGTATCAGCCGTTTCCCGATATTCGCCTCCCTGTCGCGAGGCGAGCTGGAGAGCGTCCTCTCGAAAGGCGAGCGCACGCGCTACAGCAAGGGCGAGACCGTATGCCTGGAGGACGAGCCCGGGGACGTTTTTTACCTCGTGCTGCGCGGGAAGGTGAAGATATCGCTGTTGTCGAAGGAGGGCAAGGAAGTGATAGTGAGCACGAGGCGGGAGGGGGAGTTTTTCGGGGAGATGGCGATAATCGAGGGGAAGACGCGGTCGGCGTCGGTGGCGGCGCTTGAGGATACGGAGATGATCGGGTTCGGCGAGACGTCGTTCATGGAGCTGATACACCGTCACCCCGGGATAGCGCTGAAGCTATTGCAGTCGCTGTGCGCGCGTTTGCGGGAGGCGGACGTGAAGATACGGACGCTGGCGCTGCTGGACGTGTACGGGCGGGTGGCGCGGACGCTGCTGGATTTGGCGAGGCGAGAGGGGGAGGAGGCAGAGGACGGGAGCCTGGTGTTTCAGAGGCCGACGCAGGAGGAGATAGCGAAGATGATCGGGACGTCGCGGGAGACGGTGTCGCGGACGATGAAGGTGCTGGAGGAGAGCGGGTTTTTCGAGGGGAAGGGGAAGCGGCTGCGGATACCGCCCGAGTCGCTCGGCAGCGGCTCCATCTAG
- the tsf gene encoding translation elongation factor Ts, with amino-acid sequence MPVSIEDVSRLREATGVGILKCKQALERAGGDFEKAVRILREEGLSTAVKKEGRRAAEGVVASYIHAGGKLGVLVEVNCETDFVARNDVFQALVKDITMHVAASDPRWRTREDVPPEVVEQERAIYRAQAERDKKPPPVTERIVEGRIEKFYAQTCLYEQPFVKDPEMTVSELIRTKVAAIGENIVVRRFIRFKLGETLSEDAAPAK; translated from the coding sequence ATGCCCGTTTCGATCGAAGACGTAAGTCGGCTGCGCGAAGCCACGGGAGTCGGGATTCTCAAATGCAAGCAGGCACTCGAGCGCGCCGGGGGTGATTTTGAGAAAGCCGTCCGCATTCTCCGCGAGGAGGGACTCTCGACGGCGGTCAAAAAGGAGGGACGCAGGGCGGCCGAAGGTGTCGTGGCTTCCTACATTCACGCCGGCGGAAAACTGGGAGTTCTGGTCGAGGTCAACTGCGAGACCGATTTCGTGGCCCGGAACGACGTCTTTCAGGCGCTCGTCAAGGACATTACGATGCACGTCGCGGCCTCCGATCCGCGCTGGCGGACGCGCGAGGACGTGCCCCCCGAGGTGGTCGAGCAGGAGCGCGCCATCTACCGCGCCCAGGCGGAGCGCGACAAGAAGCCCCCGCCGGTGACCGAGCGAATCGTCGAGGGCCGCATCGAAAAATTCTACGCGCAGACCTGCCTGTACGAGCAGCCGTTCGTCAAAGACCCCGAGATGACGGTCTCGGAGCTCATCCGCACGAAAGTTGCGGCGATCGGTGAAAACATCGTGGTTCGCCGCTTCATCCGCTTCAAGCTGGGCGAGACGCTCTCGGAAGACGCAGCCCCCGCGAAGTAG
- the rpsB gene encoding 30S ribosomal protein S2, translating to MPELSIQELLEAGAHFGHRAERWNPKVEPFIFDKRNGIHIIDLQRTDPLFQKACDFAREITAQGGNILFVGTKRQAQEVVIREARRCGMPYVAYRWVGGTLTNFGIIRRSIERLGEIETLTQGTGWERIPTKEQMDIRRQQEKLFRLYHGLREVNRMPTALFVLDAIRERIAVLEANRMGLPVIAILDTNCDPDLVQYPIPGNDDAIRSIQLFTSRFTDAVVEGLAERRDRSLEQEKRDTEKEEEEFYTGRSIALSRSLSLDSEEDLNVNLEEEDKFLSTPRQPTPPKGVSNTLDAVGTSPSPPPEPGQEDKDDAPPPKATTPRAEDGD from the coding sequence ATGCCCGAGCTAAGCATTCAAGAATTACTCGAAGCGGGGGCCCATTTCGGGCATCGCGCGGAACGGTGGAACCCGAAAGTCGAGCCCTTCATTTTCGACAAGCGAAACGGCATCCACATCATTGATTTGCAGAGAACCGATCCGCTTTTCCAGAAGGCATGCGACTTCGCGCGCGAAATTACGGCCCAAGGCGGAAACATCCTGTTCGTTGGCACGAAACGGCAGGCGCAGGAGGTCGTGATTCGGGAGGCGCGGCGCTGCGGGATGCCGTACGTCGCCTACCGCTGGGTGGGCGGGACGCTCACGAACTTCGGCATCATTCGCCGTTCCATCGAGCGCCTGGGCGAAATCGAGACCCTGACGCAAGGCACCGGGTGGGAGCGAATCCCCACGAAAGAGCAGATGGACATCCGCCGCCAGCAAGAAAAATTGTTTCGCCTCTACCACGGCCTGCGTGAGGTAAACCGTATGCCCACGGCGCTGTTCGTGCTCGATGCGATTCGCGAGCGGATCGCCGTGCTCGAGGCCAACCGGATGGGCCTGCCCGTCATCGCCATCCTGGACACGAACTGCGATCCCGATCTGGTGCAGTATCCCATTCCCGGAAACGACGACGCCATTCGCTCCATTCAGCTCTTCACCTCCCGCTTTACCGACGCCGTCGTCGAAGGGCTCGCGGAGCGGCGCGACCGCTCCCTCGAGCAGGAGAAGCGCGACACCGAAAAGGAAGAGGAGGAATTCTACACCGGCCGCTCCATCGCCCTCTCGCGTTCCCTCTCGCTCGACTCGGAAGAAGACTTGAACGTCAACCTCGAAGAGGAAGACAAATTTCTTTCGACTCCTCGGCAGCCGACTCCGCCAAAGGGGGTATCAAACACTCTCGACGCTGTCGGAACAAGTCCGAGCCCCCCGCCCGAGCCCGGCCAGGAAGACAAGGACGACGCCCCGCCACCGAAGGCAACCACCCCGCGCGCCGAAGACGGCGACTAA